One region of Flavobacterium pisciphilum genomic DNA includes:
- a CDS encoding YbhB/YbcL family Raf kinase inhibitor-like protein yields the protein MQKVNLILVLSLIFSTTLFGQKTFTLTSKDLGGEATKTQEFNGFGCSGENKSPQLSWKNAPEATKSFAITMYDPDAPTGSGFWHWIVTDIPANVNELVASAGNTKLNLAPKEAIQSITDYGIKGFGGPCPPEGHGFHQYIITVYALKTAKLGTDENTNPAVVGFNLWNNTLAKASIIAYYKR from the coding sequence ATGCAAAAAGTAAATTTAATTTTAGTACTGTCCTTGATTTTTTCAACAACTCTTTTTGGACAAAAAACATTTACCCTAACTAGTAAAGATTTAGGAGGTGAAGCTACAAAAACACAAGAATTCAATGGATTTGGCTGTTCTGGCGAAAACAAATCTCCGCAATTGTCTTGGAAAAATGCACCCGAAGCAACAAAAAGTTTTGCCATAACGATGTATGATCCCGATGCTCCAACAGGAAGCGGATTCTGGCATTGGATTGTAACGGATATTCCTGCAAATGTCAACGAATTGGTAGCAAGTGCTGGGAATACAAAACTTAATTTAGCTCCCAAAGAAGCTATTCAGAGTATAACTGATTACGGTATTAAAGGATTTGGCGGCCCTTGTCCTCCTGAAGGTCATGGATTTCATCAATATATCATAACTGTTTATGCTTTAAAAACAGCTAAACTAGGTACTGATGAAAATACTAACCCTGCTGTTGTAGGTTTTAATCTTTGGAACAATACATTAGCCAAAGCAAGTATAATTGCCTATTATAAGCGATAA
- a CDS encoding helix-turn-helix domain-containing protein, translating into MKTIILPDELYVEQTPSIQVYDYYTTREISKQQIILNQNAFSFLMEGNKEVVFDSSSLVIDNSSFLLMKSGHCLMTEKLSDVNKYRSILLFFPNDLLLKFIRELPLNKTETIDYKSVYSFEYDAFIRRYIDSLLDISKLSKNAQSKLLYLKFEEIMLYLIEKQGTDFIHSLILNNNDTTQKFIRTVESNQLSKLTLNELAFLCDMSVSTFKREFEKHYSQSPIKWFQNKRLEYAHSLLNLKQKSSSEIYFEVGYENLSSFIQAYKSKYGVTPKHHHKN; encoded by the coding sequence ATGAAAACAATTATACTTCCTGATGAACTTTATGTAGAACAAACGCCATCTATTCAAGTCTATGACTATTATACTACTCGAGAGATTTCTAAACAGCAAATCATTTTGAATCAAAATGCATTTAGTTTTTTGATGGAAGGCAACAAAGAAGTCGTTTTTGATAGTTCATCATTAGTGATAGATAACTCAAGTTTTTTACTCATGAAATCTGGTCATTGTTTAATGACTGAAAAGCTTTCTGATGTGAATAAATACAGAAGTATACTGCTGTTTTTTCCAAATGATTTACTACTAAAATTCATTAGAGAACTACCTTTAAACAAAACAGAAACAATAGATTATAAATCTGTTTATTCTTTTGAATATGACGCTTTTATCAGAAGATATATAGATAGTTTATTGGATATTTCTAAACTATCAAAAAATGCACAAAGCAAATTATTATATCTTAAGTTTGAAGAAATCATGCTCTATCTTATTGAGAAACAAGGAACCGATTTTATTCATTCCTTAATTTTAAACAATAATGATACAACTCAAAAGTTCATTCGTACCGTTGAAAGCAATCAATTGAGTAAGCTTACATTAAATGAATTGGCTTTTTTGTGTGACATGAGCGTTTCTACTTTTAAAAGAGAGTTTGAAAAACACTATTCTCAATCTCCTATTAAGTGGTTTCAAAACAAAAGATTAGAATATGCTCATTCCTTACTAAATCTTAAACAAAAAAGCTCATCTGAAATTTATTTTGAAGTCGGTTATGAGAATTTGTCTAGCTTTATTCAGGCTTATAAATCAAAATACGGAGTTACCCCAAAACACCATCATAAGAATTGA
- a CDS encoding YdeI/OmpD-associated family protein: MKEQIPLVDKEYLLEKFQGKGGWTFAKIPEIQASEKTPFGWVRVCGSIDDFEIKSYNLQSMGNGKLFLPVKAEIRKKIKKKEGDYVRIILYEDNLTTEITDELKLCLMDEPRALETFLSYSNAEQKTIMEWIYSAKTDKIKVKRIVDTIDTISKTIKL; the protein is encoded by the coding sequence ATGAAAGAACAAATCCCATTGGTTGATAAAGAATATTTACTTGAAAAATTTCAAGGCAAAGGCGGTTGGACATTTGCAAAAATTCCTGAAATACAAGCCAGCGAAAAGACTCCTTTTGGCTGGGTAAGAGTGTGTGGATCGATTGATGATTTTGAAATCAAGAGTTACAATTTACAATCAATGGGAAATGGTAAACTCTTTTTACCTGTAAAAGCTGAGATTAGAAAAAAAATAAAAAAGAAAGAAGGTGACTACGTTCGGATAATTCTATACGAAGACAATCTTACAACTGAAATAACTGATGAATTAAAACTTTGCTTAATGGATGAACCTAGAGCATTAGAAACATTTTTATCCTATAGCAATGCTGAACAGAAAACTATTATGGAATGGATCTATTCGGCAAAAACAGATAAAATAAAAGTAAAAAGAATTGTAGATACCATTGATACAATCTCAAAAACAATAAAGCTGTAG
- a CDS encoding ankyrin repeat domain-containing protein, whose translation MTENKSVAEAILRGSLDEARTLLKNGEKISGLFAENNKMGIFHVVFREKAIDLIDPLIESGLIETDIYEYENFDYTIFKTIAEQLKADDAIVAFLKEIMSRITNSNDEVNNQTLLGFFINEEAHPAIIQCLIDEGCRVDFKYDDDKNLIHRIMAHPKKLVYSDILINEGVNIDERDKFGITPLMVAVGCNNIKGTDFLLENGADIYEKDNNGNSVFFRAVAENHNYDLLLKLLEYSSIDFDSINTNGETVLSQFMKNMYEYDDDHVSILVKLIESGADLQQAVMYQGALKSGMDWLAEKEENVLEAVVGLIDVNDQDDHGNTLLHKICAIDVIQDRERVKMLYKKAKMLLNAGALVDITNTKDETALMLAQQDDFKIKIVELLMMKQ comes from the coding sequence ATGACTGAAAATAAATCAGTAGCAGAAGCTATATTACGTGGAAGTTTAGATGAAGCAAGAACACTTTTAAAGAACGGAGAAAAAATTTCTGGATTGTTTGCCGAAAACAATAAAATGGGAATATTTCATGTAGTATTTCGAGAAAAAGCGATTGACTTAATAGACCCTTTAATCGAAAGCGGATTGATTGAAACAGATATATATGAGTATGAAAATTTTGACTATACCATCTTCAAAACAATAGCCGAACAATTAAAAGCAGATGATGCTATTGTTGCTTTTTTGAAAGAAATCATGAGTAGGATTACAAATAGTAATGATGAAGTAAACAATCAAACATTGCTTGGCTTTTTTATTAATGAAGAAGCACACCCAGCTATTATACAATGCCTTATTGATGAAGGATGCAGAGTTGATTTTAAATATGATGATGATAAAAATTTAATTCATCGCATAATGGCGCATCCTAAAAAACTAGTATATAGTGATATATTAATAAATGAGGGAGTAAATATCGACGAAAGAGATAAGTTCGGAATAACTCCTTTGATGGTTGCAGTAGGTTGTAATAATATCAAAGGCACAGATTTTCTTTTAGAAAATGGAGCAGATATCTATGAGAAAGACAATAATGGAAACTCAGTGTTTTTTCGTGCAGTTGCCGAAAATCATAATTATGATCTATTATTGAAACTATTAGAATATTCTTCGATTGATTTTGATTCTATCAATACTAATGGCGAAACTGTACTATCTCAGTTTATGAAGAACATGTATGAATACGATGATGACCATGTAAGCATATTAGTAAAATTAATAGAGTCTGGTGCCGATTTACAACAAGCAGTGATGTATCAGGGGGCACTAAAATCAGGAATGGATTGGTTGGCAGAGAAAGAAGAGAATGTATTAGAAGCTGTTGTGGGTTTAATTGATGTAAACGATCAAGATGACCACGGAAATACCCTCTTGCATAAAATATGTGCTATTGATGTTATTCAAGATAGAGAACGTGTTAAGATGCTTTACAAAAAAGCAAAAATGCTATTAAATGCAGGTGCTTTAGTTGATATTACAAATACCAAAGATGAAACCGCCCTAATGCTGGCTCAACAAGATGATTTCAAAATTAAAATAGTAGAATTATTAATGATGAAGCAATAG
- a CDS encoding NUDIX hydrolase, which translates to MEFKKLLEKDSEVSWEKYVPTLSIDCAIFSFKDAALQVLTIKMKDQDSFGLPGGYVQKDENIDTAAIRILKTRTGTENIYLQQFYTFGNLNRSEGIFKDYNDDLWNKQRFVSIGYYALAEYSKVNLTIDDISTACEWKSIDDLPPFMMDHREILDKALLTLREQLSNHPIGYNLLPEKFTMPELQKLYEIILGKKLNRGNFYRKILRYDILIKLDESRKGGAHKAPDLYSFNLEEYNNALKEGFKGSW; encoded by the coding sequence ATGGAGTTTAAAAAATTACTTGAAAAAGATTCTGAAGTGTCTTGGGAAAAATATGTTCCTACACTCTCTATTGATTGTGCCATTTTTAGTTTTAAAGACGCTGCTCTTCAAGTGCTGACTATTAAAATGAAAGACCAAGATTCTTTTGGTCTCCCTGGTGGCTATGTGCAAAAAGACGAAAATATCGATACTGCTGCTATCCGTATTTTAAAAACTAGAACGGGTACTGAAAACATCTATTTACAGCAATTTTACACTTTTGGTAATTTAAACCGTTCTGAGGGTATTTTTAAAGATTATAATGATGATTTATGGAACAAACAACGGTTTGTTTCTATAGGCTACTATGCTCTTGCTGAATACTCTAAAGTAAATTTAACGATAGATGATATCTCAACTGCCTGCGAATGGAAATCTATTGATGATTTACCACCATTTATGATGGATCACAGAGAAATTCTAGACAAAGCACTTCTTACTTTACGAGAGCAATTGAGCAATCATCCGATTGGCTATAATCTTCTTCCTGAGAAATTTACCATGCCTGAGCTTCAGAAATTATATGAAATCATTCTGGGTAAAAAACTTAATCGTGGTAACTTTTATAGAAAAATATTGCGCTACGATATCTTAATTAAACTTGATGAATCGCGCAAAGGTGGTGCTCATAAAGCACCTGATTTATACAGTTTTAATTTGGAAGAATACAACAATGCTCTTAAAGAAGGTTTTAAGGGTAGCTGGTAA
- a CDS encoding TonB-dependent receptor: MKRIIISAICMTIFPAFEGFSQEEKKQRKVSDTTKTKIVETNTKEEKNRNVMLNAANNTGPRDVNIGLPSSVGGITILENDLPVVYYFWPELPNRTWRQSKSLGRTGLLKIGEAAITTGDLGFTVNSYTRLGTDKLEINGNFSGSSFGWMKGDLNVSGPLSKGWSYTMGAYANFDPNSFDVKFAKYSDRTQIYRAGLTKKFNNGKGEISVLYKYANSASLSNNAVFEYKQGGKVEEYNGFRIGRDSYIVNDGIFKFKDILTGETKNRSMKGSDAATTSHTVDILGNYDLANDWKFNFTTRFRYAEATQLMVFPLSIFEATAADNFTYKETGKPYVGNVNSMLALNSDKTPTTTFLSRFEIKKNVDNHQWRFGLMESYYKVDEFTSSRSFFNQTVSANPDKLVRNTPGGTANTDADGFYNYNVGGEYHNGFENKLSAFFSDNWTASDRLTLSYGVNLRYHKLKGDYYLTPRTPDLVFDPSQKTYFDNNWFHLGGSINAVYKVIKSAGLLADFTYTEKNGQLESYSGAVEPNLAKTKSPLAAFGVYFNQEKFSIVSQATYLTRNNYQSRLNLVNPSNSSQSEVATVFYDIQTLGWTTDIVATPFEGFNLHYLITFQDPIYKNYDFSAFGKNYSYNDKNVLEISKVLMEIDPSYTHKNFKFWASFRYFSKQYANLTNALYFAPRWETFGGVNYKINNHFDIGLTAVNFLNQTGAKGTISGAELITDATPYYDKLLVGSYIRPFTLEASLNFRF; the protein is encoded by the coding sequence ATGAAAAGAATAATTATTTCAGCGATTTGTATGACGATTTTTCCCGCTTTCGAAGGATTTTCACAAGAGGAAAAAAAGCAGCGCAAGGTATCAGATACCACAAAAACAAAAATTGTAGAAACCAACACTAAAGAAGAAAAAAATAGAAATGTGATGCTAAATGCGGCAAACAACACTGGGCCGCGTGATGTGAATATCGGACTGCCATCATCTGTTGGTGGAATCACCATTCTTGAAAATGATTTGCCAGTAGTATATTATTTCTGGCCAGAGTTACCAAACAGAACATGGAGACAAAGTAAAAGTTTAGGACGTACAGGATTGCTAAAAATAGGAGAAGCAGCAATTACAACTGGCGATTTAGGATTTACTGTTAATTCGTACACGAGATTAGGTACAGATAAATTAGAAATAAACGGTAATTTTTCAGGATCAAGCTTCGGATGGATGAAAGGAGACTTAAATGTTTCTGGACCATTAAGCAAAGGCTGGTCCTATACAATGGGAGCTTATGCCAATTTTGATCCCAATTCATTTGATGTGAAGTTTGCAAAATATTCAGACCGTACACAAATTTATAGAGCAGGGCTAACCAAGAAATTCAATAATGGCAAAGGAGAAATTAGCGTTTTATATAAATACGCAAACTCAGCGTCATTAAGTAACAATGCCGTTTTTGAATACAAGCAAGGTGGAAAAGTAGAGGAGTATAATGGATTTAGAATAGGAAGAGATTCATATATCGTAAATGATGGAATTTTTAAGTTTAAAGACATTCTTACTGGAGAAACTAAAAACAGAAGTATGAAAGGGAGCGATGCAGCAACAACCTCACATACCGTTGATATACTTGGGAATTATGACTTAGCAAATGATTGGAAATTTAATTTCACAACCCGTTTTCGTTATGCCGAAGCCACACAATTAATGGTATTCCCATTGAGTATATTTGAGGCAACAGCCGCAGACAACTTTACATACAAAGAAACAGGAAAGCCATACGTTGGAAATGTGAACTCGATGTTAGCATTAAATTCAGACAAAACCCCAACAACAACATTCTTATCGCGATTTGAGATAAAAAAGAATGTAGACAATCACCAATGGAGATTTGGGTTAATGGAGTCTTATTATAAAGTAGATGAATTTACATCAAGCCGATCATTCTTTAATCAGACCGTAAGTGCAAATCCAGATAAATTAGTGCGTAATACACCAGGAGGGACAGCAAATACCGATGCAGATGGGTTTTACAACTACAACGTAGGAGGAGAATATCATAATGGTTTTGAGAATAAACTCTCCGCTTTTTTCTCAGACAACTGGACAGCTTCAGATCGATTGACATTAAGTTATGGAGTAAACTTGAGATACCACAAATTAAAAGGAGACTATTACCTAACACCTAGAACACCAGATTTAGTATTTGATCCAAGTCAGAAAACATATTTTGACAACAACTGGTTTCATTTAGGGGGATCGATAAATGCTGTTTATAAGGTAATAAAAAGTGCTGGGCTACTTGCCGATTTTACATATACAGAGAAAAACGGTCAATTAGAGAGTTATTCAGGAGCAGTAGAACCAAATCTTGCAAAAACCAAAAGCCCTTTGGCAGCATTTGGAGTGTATTTTAATCAGGAAAAATTTAGTATAGTATCACAAGCAACTTATCTAACAAGAAATAATTATCAATCAAGATTAAACTTAGTAAACCCATCAAATTCAAGCCAGTCAGAGGTGGCAACAGTTTTTTATGATATACAAACGCTAGGTTGGACAACAGATATTGTGGCAACACCATTTGAAGGATTTAATCTACATTACTTAATTACGTTTCAGGATCCAATTTATAAAAATTATGATTTCTCAGCTTTTGGAAAAAACTATTCGTATAACGACAAAAATGTTTTAGAAATTTCAAAAGTATTGATGGAAATAGATCCAAGTTATACCCATAAAAATTTTAAATTTTGGGCGAGTTTCCGTTATTTCAGCAAGCAATATGCGAACCTAACAAATGCATTATACTTTGCGCCAAGATGGGAAACTTTTGGAGGAGTAAATTATAAAATCAACAATCACTTTGATATTGGACTTACAGCAGTAAACTTCCTAAATCAAACAGGAGCAAAAGGAACAATTAGCGGTGCCGAGTTAATCACAGACGCAACCCCTTATTACGATAAGTTATTGGTAGGATCATACATTCGACCATTTACATTAGAAGCATCATTAAATTTCAGATTTTAA
- a CDS encoding glycoside hydrolase family 3 protein: protein MKKTVITISLAFFLSVTAKAQQENFTLVKNNKGADLGYSPESGVKILTINGKKFKDLNKNGKLDKYEDWRLSADERAKDLAKQMSVEQIAGLMLYSRHQSLPAGITGYNSGTYNGKIFPESNAKAYDLSDQQKAFLKEDNLRHVLITNVESPEAAALWNNQMQAFVEGIGLGVPSNTSTDPRHIANVTSEFNAGAGGTISMWPDGLGMAATFNPKIVEQFGQIAAKEYRALGIATALSPQIDLGTEPRWYRISMTFGESPLLTRDMGRAYIDGFQTSFGKDEIKDGWGYKSVNAMVKHWPSGGAEEGGRDGHWAYGKFAVYPGNNLQQHIDPFVNGAFKLKGKTSKASAVMPYYTISFDQDKKYNENVANGYSKYIITDLLRDKYGYDGVVCTDWLITGNEGKTPNIFAGKPWGVENLSIDERHYKAIIAGVDQFGGNNDKKPVLAAYEMGVKEFGESFMRARFERSAVRLLKNIFRVGLFENPYLNIAETKAIVGNAKFMEAGYDAQLKSVVLLKNKASILPIKEKKTVFIPKIYTASTKDWWGTPSQPKLEYPVNLELVKKYYNVSDDPTKADFAIVFVTSPKSLEEGYDLNDRINGSNGYVPISLQYRSYTATEARAKSIAAGDQVIDPTITDRTYKNKTVTVANTMDLRTILDTKDMMKGKPVIVSVTASKPMIFNEFEKEVDGIVLEFGVSTQAVLDIISGKTEPSGLLPVQMPANMETVEKQFEDVPFDMVSHKDSEGNVYDFAYGLNWKGVIKDARTNTYKKE, encoded by the coding sequence ATGAAAAAAACAGTTATAACAATCAGCTTGGCTTTCTTTTTGAGCGTTACAGCAAAAGCACAGCAAGAAAATTTTACCCTAGTCAAAAACAATAAAGGAGCTGATTTAGGATATTCGCCAGAATCAGGAGTGAAAATTTTAACCATAAACGGAAAAAAATTCAAGGATTTAAATAAAAATGGAAAATTAGATAAATACGAAGATTGGAGACTTTCGGCAGATGAGAGAGCCAAAGATTTAGCAAAACAAATGTCAGTTGAGCAAATTGCAGGATTGATGCTTTATAGCCGACACCAATCATTGCCAGCAGGAATTACGGGATATAATTCAGGAACGTATAACGGTAAAATTTTCCCAGAGAGTAATGCTAAAGCGTATGATTTGTCAGACCAACAAAAAGCATTTTTAAAAGAAGATAATCTGCGACATGTATTAATTACAAATGTAGAAAGTCCAGAAGCAGCCGCTTTATGGAACAACCAGATGCAAGCATTTGTAGAGGGAATAGGATTAGGGGTTCCGAGTAATACCAGTACTGATCCACGTCATATTGCCAATGTAACATCAGAGTTTAATGCAGGAGCAGGAGGAACAATCTCCATGTGGCCAGATGGATTAGGAATGGCAGCAACATTCAACCCGAAAATTGTAGAACAGTTTGGTCAAATTGCAGCCAAAGAATACCGTGCACTAGGAATTGCAACAGCCTTATCACCGCAAATAGATTTAGGAACTGAACCAAGATGGTACAGAATTTCGATGACTTTTGGCGAAAGCCCATTACTAACAAGAGATATGGGAAGAGCCTATATTGATGGATTTCAAACCTCATTTGGAAAAGACGAAATTAAAGACGGTTGGGGATATAAAAGTGTAAATGCCATGGTGAAACACTGGCCGAGTGGTGGAGCAGAAGAAGGAGGTCGTGACGGACACTGGGCTTATGGGAAATTTGCGGTATATCCAGGAAATAATTTGCAACAGCATATTGATCCGTTTGTAAATGGTGCCTTTAAGTTAAAAGGGAAAACAAGCAAAGCATCAGCAGTAATGCCTTATTACACCATAAGCTTTGATCAGGATAAAAAATACAATGAAAATGTAGCCAACGGATATAGCAAATACATTATTACCGATTTGTTAAGAGACAAATATGGTTACGATGGAGTAGTTTGTACCGACTGGTTAATTACAGGTAATGAAGGAAAAACACCAAATATATTTGCTGGAAAACCTTGGGGAGTAGAGAACCTTTCGATAGATGAAAGACACTATAAAGCGATTATAGCAGGAGTAGACCAATTTGGAGGGAATAATGATAAAAAACCAGTTTTGGCAGCCTATGAAATGGGGGTTAAAGAATTTGGAGAATCATTTATGAGAGCCCGATTCGAAAGATCAGCCGTTCGATTGCTGAAGAATATTTTTAGAGTGGGGCTATTCGAAAACCCTTATCTGAATATAGCCGAAACAAAAGCGATTGTTGGAAATGCGAAGTTCATGGAAGCAGGATACGACGCACAATTAAAATCGGTAGTATTATTGAAAAACAAAGCTTCGATTTTACCAATAAAAGAAAAGAAAACAGTTTTTATTCCTAAAATCTATACAGCTTCAACCAAAGATTGGTGGGGAACACCAAGTCAGCCAAAATTGGAATACCCTGTAAATTTAGAATTAGTAAAAAAATACTATAATGTAAGCGATGACCCTACAAAAGCAGATTTTGCTATTGTATTTGTAACAAGCCCAAAAAGCCTAGAAGAAGGGTATGATTTAAATGATAGAATCAACGGAAGCAATGGTTATGTGCCAATTTCATTGCAATACAGATCGTATACCGCAACTGAGGCAAGAGCCAAAAGTATTGCAGCGGGCGATCAGGTAATCGATCCAACGATAACAGACAGAACATATAAAAACAAAACAGTTACTGTAGCCAACACAATGGATTTGAGAACCATTTTAGATACCAAAGACATGATGAAAGGTAAGCCAGTAATTGTTTCGGTTACAGCTTCAAAACCAATGATCTTTAATGAATTTGAAAAAGAAGTTGACGGAATTGTATTGGAATTTGGAGTTTCAACACAGGCAGTTTTAGATATCATTTCAGGTAAAACAGAGCCATCAGGATTATTACCAGTTCAGATGCCAGCCAATATGGAAACAGTAGAAAAACAATTTGAAGATGTTCCTTTTGATATGGTTTCGCATAAAGACAGCGAAGGAAACGTTTATGATTTTGCTTATGGGTTAAATTGGAAAGGAGTTATAAAAGACGCAAGAACCAACACCTATAAAAAAGAATAA
- a CDS encoding glyoxalase, with product MSHRDTFLQEFRGPTLGTVNAQSSADELFQNEVLRPILKLQNDLFVAVFINYVNKNKTDFYSYTVEKKLLVIENAIQKDIKFRNSLKGMVIALFTADEYQSYILNSSSLNKRMMNLVIERLKNQVQLFELESK from the coding sequence ATGAGCCACAGAGATACTTTTTTACAAGAATTCCGAGGACCAACTTTAGGCACTGTAAATGCTCAATCTTCTGCAGATGAATTATTTCAAAACGAAGTACTTCGGCCGATTTTAAAACTTCAAAACGATTTGTTTGTTGCCGTTTTTATAAATTATGTCAATAAAAATAAAACCGATTTTTATTCTTACACCGTTGAAAAGAAACTTTTAGTAATTGAAAACGCTATTCAGAAAGACATTAAATTTAGAAATTCATTAAAAGGTATGGTTATCGCTCTTTTTACTGCTGACGAATATCAATCTTATATTCTAAATTCTTCTAGCTTAAACAAAAGAATGATGAATTTGGTAATCGAAAGGCTTAAAAATCAAGTCCAGTTATTTGAACTTGAATCCAAATAA
- a CDS encoding acyl-CoA thioesterase: protein MKFHTRKWVKPEDLNPNGTLFGGQLLAWIDEELALYTIIQLENYRVVTKHMSEINFKSSARQGDIVEIGIDVVRFGNTSLVLKCEVRNMMTRETIITLDNITMVNLGEDGKPKAHGKTKIEYVKDRL, encoded by the coding sequence ATGAAATTTCACACTCGAAAATGGGTTAAACCCGAAGATCTAAATCCAAACGGAACTTTATTTGGAGGACAATTACTGGCATGGATAGACGAAGAGTTGGCTTTGTATACAATTATTCAGTTAGAAAACTACAGAGTAGTAACCAAACATATGTCAGAGATTAATTTTAAAAGCTCAGCCAGACAAGGTGATATAGTCGAAATCGGAATAGACGTAGTTAGATTTGGAAACACCTCGTTGGTACTAAAATGCGAAGTAAGAAATATGATGACCAGAGAAACCATTATTACATTAGATAATATTACAATGGTTAATTTAGGAGAAGACGGAAAACCAAAAGCACACGGTAAAACAAAAATAGAATACGTAAAAGACCGTTTATAG
- a CDS encoding mechanosensitive ion channel family protein, giving the protein MLKFLEKIFNFLYPLFRDWGMSRNIAAYLSLIINIAVLIIMAYAIYYVAKFLLVTLTAVFAQKTKTKFDDFLINNKTTKYTAYLIPFFFIYKAVPIILEKYEYWELVFGKIVGVYIVLLSLWIIQTVFNSLKDYLKQKPEYSDKPIDSFIQVVMMVLWIFGIVIIISKLFGIRQGELLTILGTLSAIIILIFRDTILGFVSSVQVAINDMVRIGDWITMDKFGADGDVIEINLTTVKVRNFDNTITTIPTYALSSDSFQNWRGMQKSDGRRIKRHILIKTSTIRFLSNEDLNMMKKIQLITPYIESRQAEIEKYNDVHGIDKSLSLNGRNMTNLGLFRKYIIQYMLNHPGLNKDMHMMCRQLQSTAHGVPLEIYTFSSDKRWANYEYIMADIFDHIIASVAYFDLEIFELPSKIGPLE; this is encoded by the coding sequence ATGCTTAAGTTTTTGGAGAAAATATTTAACTTTTTATACCCTCTTTTTAGAGACTGGGGTATGAGCCGCAATATTGCTGCTTATCTCAGTCTTATAATTAATATTGCTGTACTTATTATAATGGCTTATGCCATATATTATGTAGCTAAATTTCTTTTAGTAACTCTTACCGCCGTTTTTGCCCAAAAAACAAAAACTAAGTTTGATGATTTTTTAATTAATAATAAAACGACTAAATACACTGCTTACTTAATTCCGTTTTTCTTTATCTATAAAGCTGTTCCAATAATTTTGGAAAAGTATGAATATTGGGAATTGGTCTTTGGGAAAATTGTTGGTGTGTATATTGTACTGTTATCGCTATGGATTATTCAAACTGTTTTTAATTCTCTTAAAGACTATTTAAAACAAAAACCAGAATACAGCGATAAACCTATCGATAGTTTTATTCAGGTTGTAATGATGGTACTTTGGATATTTGGAATCGTTATCATTATTTCTAAATTATTCGGAATCAGGCAAGGCGAACTATTAACAATCTTAGGAACGCTTTCGGCAATTATTATCTTGATTTTTAGAGATACTATTCTTGGTTTTGTTTCTAGTGTTCAGGTTGCTATCAACGATATGGTTCGTATTGGTGACTGGATTACAATGGATAAATTTGGTGCCGATGGGGATGTTATCGAAATTAATCTTACTACTGTAAAAGTTCGAAATTTTGATAATACAATCACCACTATTCCAACCTATGCCTTGAGTTCTGATTCTTTTCAGAACTGGCGTGGTATGCAAAAATCAGATGGACGTCGTATCAAAAGACATATTTTGATTAAAACGAGTACCATTCGTTTTCTGTCTAATGAGGATTTGAATATGATGAAAAAGATTCAACTGATTACTCCTTATATTGAATCTCGTCAGGCCGAAATAGAAAAATATAATGACGTACATGGTATTGATAAATCTCTCTCTCTGAATGGTCGCAATATGACTAACCTTGGTTTGTTTAGAAAATATATTATCCAATACATGCTTAACCATCCTGGTTTAAATAAGGATATGCATATGATGTGCCGTCAGCTGCAATCGACCGCTCACGGTGTACCTTTGGAAATCTATACTTTTTCGAGTGATAAACGTTGGGCTAATTACGAATATATAATGGCTGATATTTTTGATCATATTATTGCTTCTGTTGCCTATTTTGACCTTGAAATATTTGAATTGCCCTCTAAAATAGGTCCTCTAGAATAA
- a CDS encoding DUF3817 domain-containing protein: protein MLKIFKITAILEGISYLVLFSNMLFIKPTNLALYKTLLFPIGMSHGLLFIGYILLAILLKSAQKWDFKTFMLILIASVIPFGTFYVEYKYLKNA, encoded by the coding sequence ATGCTCAAGATTTTTAAGATTACAGCGATTTTAGAAGGAATTTCATATCTGGTTTTATTTTCTAATATGCTTTTTATTAAGCCTACCAACCTAGCTTTATATAAAACTTTATTATTCCCTATCGGAATGAGCCATGGTTTACTATTTATAGGGTACATTTTACTGGCGATTTTATTGAAAAGCGCTCAAAAATGGGATTTTAAAACCTTCATGTTAATCTTAATTGCTTCTGTGATTCCGTTTGGTACTTTTTATGTTGAGTATAAATACTTAAAAAATGCTTAA